In Poecilia reticulata strain Guanapo linkage group LG17, Guppy_female_1.0+MT, whole genome shotgun sequence, the following proteins share a genomic window:
- the sharpin gene encoding ranBP-type and C3HC4-type zinc finger-containing protein 1 isoform X1 codes for MALSSGSWALPAPVPASSQQPACSGPSPAACCSTVLMSVRVSVSHSGIRPLCLPGAGSDSLRLQLSMDPNLAGEFRLALRDTSGNRSVFIAEFDLRSVQYEVKSSRCHEMRLAASPHDCIRFNFRCDREAEAWSTVVISSLREARRVANINACESNGKHDSDAAADQRSSTSLTLCEELCSELSKVIEAGDIQAASQHASALARQKAMLTIQPSQKNYTDGEISLSVVVEDASSSCCVTVIVFPYMSVATLKQQLCVFQVFLEYGFHPRVQRWVIGQCLCSDPRSLASYGVQKDGDTAYLYLISARQARVTRQLFQQDLENSLMASALPPGSSLTSQVWRGYSTLPSKLPHNNQAETGGGNNKAGDIKDVLDFEKLQLNDQSNKASKTQQTEWACPSCTFINKPSRPGCEICATARPDVQSCIQQEKGRREDRRESGLSRS; via the exons ATGGCACTCAGCTCGGGTAGCTGGGCTCTCCCAGCCCCGGTGCCTGCCTCGTCCCAGCAGCCTGCGTGCAGCGGCCCCAGCCCGGCTGCATGCTGCAGCACTGTCCTGATGTCAGTCCGCGTCTCGGTGTCCCACTCCGGGATCAGACCCCTGTGCCTACCYGGAGCGGGCAGCGACTCTCTGCGGCTGCAGCTCAGCATGGACCCGAATCTGGCCGGAGAGTTCCGCCTGGCACTGCGAGATACGAGCGGAAACCGCAGCGTG TTCATTGCAGAGTTTGACCTGCGCTCGGTGCAGTACGAGGTCAAGTCCTCTCGCTGCCACGAGATGCGCCTCGCTGCTTCGCCTCACGACTGCATCCGCTTCAACTTCCGCTGTGACCGCGAGGCCGAGGCCTGGTCCACCGTGGTCATATCGTCACTGAGGGAGGCGCGCAGAG TGGCAAACATAAACGCCTGCGAATCGAACGGGAAACACGACTCCGACGCAGCGGCGGATCAGAGGAGCTCCACCTCTCTGACGCTCTGTG AGGAGCTGTGTTCGGAGCTCTCCAAAGTGATCGAGGCAGGCGACATTCAGGCTGCCTCGCAGCACGCGTCCGCACTGGCTCGACAAAAAGCGATGCTGACGATACAGCCGTCCCAGAAAAACTACACAGATGGAGAAATCAG TTTATCCGTGGTGGTGGAGGACGCCTCCTCTTCTTGTTGCGTCACAGTCATAGTCTTTCCCTACATGTCTGTAGCTACACTCAAACAACAG CTGTGCGTCTTCCAGGTCTTTCTAGAGTACGGTTTCCATCCTCGCGTGCAGCGCTGGGTGATCGGTCAGTGCCTGTGCTCTGATCCGCGGTCACTGGCTTCCTACGGAGTTCAGAAAGACGGCGACACGGCGTACCTTTACCTGATCTCTGCCAGACAAGCTCGCGTTACRCGGCAGCTGTTCCAGCAGGACCTGGAGAACTCCCTGATGGCTTCGGCGCTGCCGCCAGGAAGCAGCCTCACCTCCCAGGTCTGGAGGGGCTACAGCACTCTGCCCTCAAAGCTCCCCCACAACAACCAGG CAGAAACAGGTGGAGGGAATAACAAAGCAGGAGACATCAAAGACGTCCTCGATTttgagaagctgcagctgaacgaTCAATCCAACAAGGCCAGCAAGACGCAG CAGACTGAGTGGGCCTGTCCCTCGTGCACCTTCATCAACAAGCCGTCTCGCCCGGGCTGCGAGATCTGCGCCACCGCCAGACCCGACGTGCAGAGCTGCATCCAGCAG GAGAAAGGACGGAGAGAGGATCGCAGAGAGT
- the sharpin gene encoding ranBP-type and C3HC4-type zinc finger-containing protein 1 isoform X2, which yields MALSSGSWALPAPVPASSQQPACSGPSPAACCSTVLMSVRVSVSHSGIRPLCLPGAGSDSLRLQLSMDPNLAGEFRLALRDTSGNRSVFIAEFDLRSVQYEVKSSRCHEMRLAASPHDCIRFNFRCDREAEAWSTVVISSLREARRVANINACESNGKHDSDAAADQRSSTSLTLCEELCSELSKVIEAGDIQAASQHASALARQKAMLTIQPSQKNYTDGEISLSVVVEDASSSCCVTVIVFPYMSVATLKQQLCVFQVFLEYGFHPRVQRWVIGQCLCSDPRSLASYGVQKDGDTAYLYLISARQARVTRQLFQQDLENSLMASALPPGSSLTSQVWRGYSTLPSKLPHNNQETGGGNNKAGDIKDVLDFEKLQLNDQSNKASKTQQTEWACPSCTFINKPSRPGCEICATARPDVQSCIQQEKGRREDRRESGLSRS from the exons ATGGCACTCAGCTCGGGTAGCTGGGCTCTCCCAGCCCCGGTGCCTGCCTCGTCCCAGCAGCCTGCGTGCAGCGGCCCCAGCCCGGCTGCATGCTGCAGCACTGTCCTGATGTCAGTCCGCGTCTCGGTGTCCCACTCCGGGATCAGACCCCTGTGCCTACCYGGAGCGGGCAGCGACTCTCTGCGGCTGCAGCTCAGCATGGACCCGAATCTGGCCGGAGAGTTCCGCCTGGCACTGCGAGATACGAGCGGAAACCGCAGCGTG TTCATTGCAGAGTTTGACCTGCGCTCGGTGCAGTACGAGGTCAAGTCCTCTCGCTGCCACGAGATGCGCCTCGCTGCTTCGCCTCACGACTGCATCCGCTTCAACTTCCGCTGTGACCGCGAGGCCGAGGCCTGGTCCACCGTGGTCATATCGTCACTGAGGGAGGCGCGCAGAG TGGCAAACATAAACGCCTGCGAATCGAACGGGAAACACGACTCCGACGCAGCGGCGGATCAGAGGAGCTCCACCTCTCTGACGCTCTGTG AGGAGCTGTGTTCGGAGCTCTCCAAAGTGATCGAGGCAGGCGACATTCAGGCTGCCTCGCAGCACGCGTCCGCACTGGCTCGACAAAAAGCGATGCTGACGATACAGCCGTCCCAGAAAAACTACACAGATGGAGAAATCAG TTTATCCGTGGTGGTGGAGGACGCCTCCTCTTCTTGTTGCGTCACAGTCATAGTCTTTCCCTACATGTCTGTAGCTACACTCAAACAACAG CTGTGCGTCTTCCAGGTCTTTCTAGAGTACGGTTTCCATCCTCGCGTGCAGCGCTGGGTGATCGGTCAGTGCCTGTGCTCTGATCCGCGGTCACTGGCTTCCTACGGAGTTCAGAAAGACGGCGACACGGCGTACCTTTACCTGATCTCTGCCAGACAAGCTCGCGTTACRCGGCAGCTGTTCCAGCAGGACCTGGAGAACTCCCTGATGGCTTCGGCGCTGCCGCCAGGAAGCAGCCTCACCTCCCAGGTCTGGAGGGGCTACAGCACTCTGCCCTCAAAGCTCCCCCACAACAACCAGG AAACAGGTGGAGGGAATAACAAAGCAGGAGACATCAAAGACGTCCTCGATTttgagaagctgcagctgaacgaTCAATCCAACAAGGCCAGCAAGACGCAG CAGACTGAGTGGGCCTGTCCCTCGTGCACCTTCATCAACAAGCCGTCTCGCCCGGGCTGCGAGATCTGCGCCACCGCCAGACCCGACGTGCAGAGCTGCATCCAGCAG GAGAAAGGACGGAGAGAGGATCGCAGAGAGT
- the sharpin gene encoding ranBP-type and C3HC4-type zinc finger-containing protein 1 isoform X3 translates to MALSSGSWALPAPVPASSQQPACSGPSPAACCSTVLMSVRVSVSHSGIRPLCLPGAGSDSLRLQLSMDPNLAGEFRLALRDTSGNRSVFIAEFDLRSVQYEVKSSRCHEMRLAASPHDCIRFNFRCDREAEAWSTVVISSLREARRVANINACESNGKHDSDAAADQRSSTSLTLCEELCSELSKVIEAGDIQAASQHASALARQKAMLTIQPSQKNYTDGEISLSVVVEDASSSCCVTVIVFPYMSVATLKQQVFLEYGFHPRVQRWVIGQCLCSDPRSLASYGVQKDGDTAYLYLISARQARVTRQLFQQDLENSLMASALPPGSSLTSQVWRGYSTLPSKLPHNNQAETGGGNNKAGDIKDVLDFEKLQLNDQSNKASKTQQTEWACPSCTFINKPSRPGCEICATARPDVQSCIQQEKGRREDRRESGLSRS, encoded by the exons ATGGCACTCAGCTCGGGTAGCTGGGCTCTCCCAGCCCCGGTGCCTGCCTCGTCCCAGCAGCCTGCGTGCAGCGGCCCCAGCCCGGCTGCATGCTGCAGCACTGTCCTGATGTCAGTCCGCGTCTCGGTGTCCCACTCCGGGATCAGACCCCTGTGCCTACCYGGAGCGGGCAGCGACTCTCTGCGGCTGCAGCTCAGCATGGACCCGAATCTGGCCGGAGAGTTCCGCCTGGCACTGCGAGATACGAGCGGAAACCGCAGCGTG TTCATTGCAGAGTTTGACCTGCGCTCGGTGCAGTACGAGGTCAAGTCCTCTCGCTGCCACGAGATGCGCCTCGCTGCTTCGCCTCACGACTGCATCCGCTTCAACTTCCGCTGTGACCGCGAGGCCGAGGCCTGGTCCACCGTGGTCATATCGTCACTGAGGGAGGCGCGCAGAG TGGCAAACATAAACGCCTGCGAATCGAACGGGAAACACGACTCCGACGCAGCGGCGGATCAGAGGAGCTCCACCTCTCTGACGCTCTGTG AGGAGCTGTGTTCGGAGCTCTCCAAAGTGATCGAGGCAGGCGACATTCAGGCTGCCTCGCAGCACGCGTCCGCACTGGCTCGACAAAAAGCGATGCTGACGATACAGCCGTCCCAGAAAAACTACACAGATGGAGAAATCAG TTTATCCGTGGTGGTGGAGGACGCCTCCTCTTCTTGTTGCGTCACAGTCATAGTCTTTCCCTACATGTCTGTAGCTACACTCAAACAACAG GTCTTTCTAGAGTACGGTTTCCATCCTCGCGTGCAGCGCTGGGTGATCGGTCAGTGCCTGTGCTCTGATCCGCGGTCACTGGCTTCCTACGGAGTTCAGAAAGACGGCGACACGGCGTACCTTTACCTGATCTCTGCCAGACAAGCTCGCGTTACRCGGCAGCTGTTCCAGCAGGACCTGGAGAACTCCCTGATGGCTTCGGCGCTGCCGCCAGGAAGCAGCCTCACCTCCCAGGTCTGGAGGGGCTACAGCACTCTGCCCTCAAAGCTCCCCCACAACAACCAGG CAGAAACAGGTGGAGGGAATAACAAAGCAGGAGACATCAAAGACGTCCTCGATTttgagaagctgcagctgaacgaTCAATCCAACAAGGCCAGCAAGACGCAG CAGACTGAGTGGGCCTGTCCCTCGTGCACCTTCATCAACAAGCCGTCTCGCCCGGGCTGCGAGATCTGCGCCACCGCCAGACCCGACGTGCAGAGCTGCATCCAGCAG GAGAAAGGACGGAGAGAGGATCGCAGAGAGT